The Gemmatimonadota bacterium DH-78 region GACCTGGTGGGCGCGATCACCAGCTTCCGTCTCCGGGGCGATGGATCGCGCGAGGGCAACCTGGAGGTGGCCCGCCGGCTTCTCGAGGAGCACGGCATCTTCACGGTGTACCGCACGGGCGTGGCCGCCGGAGACTGCGTGCGCGTCACCCCGTCACTCTACAACACCCCCGCCGATGCGGAGCGTCTGGTCGAGGCGCTGGCCGTGCTGGCGCGGGGGTAGCGGTCGGCCGGGTCCGCCGCGGTCACCCTCCGCGGTTCCCTCGCGGAGCCATCTCCAGCCACTCCTCCACCCCCGGCACGGCGAGGATCCGCTGCTCGACCTCGAGGAAGGCAAAGGGAATTCCATCGTAGCCGACCACGCTCTTGGAGTAGTCCCCGATGCGCACCGTGATGGTGCGGTCGAACTGGTGGGTCCGCCACACCGAGCCGGCGTACCGCACGCGGCCGTCGTCCGCCACCTCCAACCTCCCCCCGGTGGTACGATACGCGTCGGCGAGACGGAAGAAGTCCGCCCGGTAGACGGTCTCCAGCACTTCCACGAACTCCGCGCGCTCGATCGACCCGTTCGCGTCGGTGGTCTCGACCGTGTAGTCGCGGTCGACGACGCTCATGCCGCCGTCGCCGCGCAGGGTCAGCCGGTACCTGGCACACAGCTGATAGCCGCATCCGCGCGAGTCGATCTCGATCTCGACGTCGTCCAGCTGGTACTCGACAGGGGGTTCGACGGGCGACGGTGTGGCTCCCACGGTCTGCGCCTGCGCGCCGACCGCGCCCACCGCGCCCACCGCGATCAGCACTGCCGCGACCGCTCCAACCGGAGCCACCCACCTCAGGGGCGCGCACAGCGCCTCCGCAAGCCTGTTCATCGCCACCCCCGTCTCGGGACATCTACTGGCGTCGGAGCATCATCGGACCAGCACGCTCGATCGCGCAAGCGCACCCGGGCGCCCCGAGGCGGGCTCGGCCGGCTCCCGTGGCGGAAAGGATCCAAGAGTCGAGCGCCCCCGCACGCTCCATTCTTGATTCGCTGCCACATGTGGGAGTGATCCTTCTCTCGGCGGGGCGTCGAACGGCCGAGAGAAGGATCGCTCCCGCATATGAACGAAATCAAAGAGTCACCGATTCCGGCGACCTCGAGGGAAGGATCCTTCCCGCCCTGCGCTCAGCCGCCGGCGATCGCCCCGACCACCCGGAAGGGCTCCTCGCCGCTGCGGACGACAGCCGGAAGGAGGGCGTCGGGGTCGTCGTGCGAGTGGTCGTCACGGCCGGCGAAGTACCGCATGTAGGCCCGGCGCGCTCCGGTGTCGTGGTCGCGGATCGTGCCCCGGAGCCGCGGGTGGAGGCGCTCCACCTCGTCGAGCAGACGGCGCTGGGTGGCCTCGGACGGGGTCGAGAGCCACACCTCCACCTCCCGCCCGACATCGGCCAGTACCCGCAGATGGGTGGGCAGCGCGACCCGGATCGCGGGCCCCTCCGCCGTGCCGGGCGCGGGCCCCTTCGGAGTCCCCGACGAGTCACGCCCCGTGCCGGATGCACTCTCCCGGGCTGGATCGGCCCGCTCCGGAGTCCCCCCGAAGTCCCGCATCAGACGATCCGCGACGCCTCGACCGAGAGCACGCGCGGAAGGTGGCCGGCCACCGTGGTCCAGTGGTCGCCGGCGTCCGCCGAGCCGTACACCTGCCCTCCGGTGGTGCCGAAGTAGATGCCGCAGGGATCGAGGGTGTCGATGCTCATCGCCCCGCGCAGGATGTTCTGGTAGAAGCCGGACTGCGGCAGGCCGTTGGTGAGTGACTCCCAGTCGTTGCCGCCGGTGCGGGACCGGTACACCCGCAGCCGCCCGTCGGGGGGGTAGTGCTCGGCGTCGCTCTTGATCGGAACGACGTAGATCGTCTCGGGCTCGTGCGCGTGCACCACGATCGGAAAGCCGAAGTCGGAGGGCAGATCGCCGCTCACCACCGTCCAGCGGTCCCCCGCATCGTCGCTCCGGCACACGTCCCAGTGCTTCTGCATGAAGAGGGTGTCGGGGTTGGACGGATGCAGGGCGATGCGATGCACGCAGTGGCCCACCTCGGCCTCGCCGTCGGGCAGGTACTCCGAGTGCAGCCCCCGCGTGATCACCGACCAGCTCTCGCCTCCGTCGTCGGTTCGGAAGGCCCCGGCCGCCGAGATCGCCACGAACATGCGCTCGGGCCGGGTGGGATCGATCACGATCGTGTGGAGGCAGAGGCCACCGGCGCCGGGCTGCCAGATGCCCCCCGTCGAGTGGTGGCGGAGGCCGTGAAGCTCGCTCCAGCTCGCACCGCCGTCGGTGGACTTGAACAGGGCGGCGTCCTCCACCCCGGCGAACACCGTCTCGGGGTCGTGGTGCGAGGGCTCGAGGTGCCAGACCCGCTTGAAGTCCCAGGGGTGCGGCGTGCCGTCGTACCACTGATGCGTACCCACCTCGCCCTCGTAGGCGAAGTGGTTCCCGACCGGCTCCCAGCTGCGCCCCCCGTCGTCGGAGCGCTGGATCACCTGCCCGTGCCAGTCGGTCCACGTCGAGGCCCAGATCCGGTCGGGATCGACGGGTGACGACTTCGCATGCATCACCTGCCAGCCCCCGAAGTGCGGGCCGTCGAGCGTCCACGCGCTGCGCCCCTCGTCGGCGGTGGCGATGAACAGACCCTTGCTGGTTCCGATGAGAATCCGCACCTGCCCCATGACGACCTCCCCTCCCTCGGGTTCGACGGCTGCGATGGAGTCCACTCTACACGAGCGGG contains the following coding sequences:
- a CDS encoding sialidase family protein; amino-acid sequence: MGQVRILIGTSKGLFIATADEGRSAWTLDGPHFGGWQVMHAKSSPVDPDRIWASTWTDWHGQVIQRSDDGGRSWEPVGNHFAYEGEVGTHQWYDGTPHPWDFKRVWHLEPSHHDPETVFAGVEDAALFKSTDGGASWSELHGLRHHSTGGIWQPGAGGLCLHTIVIDPTRPERMFVAISAAGAFRTDDGGESWSVITRGLHSEYLPDGEAEVGHCVHRIALHPSNPDTLFMQKHWDVCRSDDAGDRWTVVSGDLPSDFGFPIVVHAHEPETIYVVPIKSDAEHYPPDGRLRVYRSRTGGNDWESLTNGLPQSGFYQNILRGAMSIDTLDPCGIYFGTTGGQVYGSADAGDHWTTVAGHLPRVLSVEASRIV